One Clupea harengus chromosome 3, Ch_v2.0.2, whole genome shotgun sequence DNA window includes the following coding sequences:
- the LOC122132797 gene encoding uncharacterized protein LOC122132797 → MLVMETQAAENAPSVSGSRHSSASKCSVAGAAARARGIAEAARARAAFSQQELELKMQKARLEANLQALELEKAAAAANAEAEVLEAAAQMEYDDMLSPKSAITPLEVQQRTEAYVAQHTQASPAYTGQPLNPNAPPPDISPPLSLKESPPSRHTPVLSPTSAHDARSVHSATQHSEYLPASEHQPHLPRCPTSYSYSPSRVCQQQGCSPGKHVSFQDHSSRNNIQSPPYVNQAPDMMDFAKYLARRELVTTGLNKFDDQPESFRAWQSSFFNATQGLELTASEELDLLIKWLGKESSDHVKRIRAVYVSNPQAALQLSWTRLQECYATPEVIESALFKRLDCFPRLSSRENSKLRELSDLLLELLSAQTDGYLPGLSYLDTPRGINPIVEKLPQNLQDKWLSTGSRYKEHHRVCYPPFSFFVEFVRCEAKARNDPSFILPNNSYSHHRNERAAGRQESVRTAISVHKTDVAATANAHLTYRAEREVRDPSKNCPLHDKPHPLERCRGFRMKPLTERKRLLKEYRRCFRCCSAVHMAKECPVKLKCNECESEEHCTTMHPDTTLSPAAFPVAEPHTEQQRSFPSEVTSRCTEVCGDGLPARSCAKICLVQVFPRGERERAVKMYAIIDDQSNRSLARSEFFQLFGIHGSPAPYLLRTCAGTTEMAGRKAVGFQIEAVDGPVSLDLPPLIECNEIMSNRSEIPTAEVALSHTHLRPVAPHIPELDPEAQILILLGRDLIRVHKVRQQINGPNNAPFAQRLDLGWVIVGEVCIDSARKPTVAVFKTNVLHNGRPSYLTPCQNHIHVKDKASYGGEQRHDLSSHSLVNVRPEDKLGLDVFMRTDNNLTKEVAEYRMRVHVFGNSPSPAVAIYGLRKAAQEGEQKYGSDSRHFVERHFYVDDGLVSLPSESEAIDLLRRTQASLAESNLKLHKIASNSVTVMQAFPPEDRAAGLKDLGLDDGALPMQRSLGLCWDIDSDTFTFKVAVSGKPFTRRGVLSTVNSLFDPLGFAAPVTIKGRALLRELSTEVHDWDAKLPADKLNKCFLLGHRRGGLPESHHNRWAV, encoded by the exons ATGCTAGTTATGGAAACCCAAGCAGCAGAAAATGCACCATCAGTGTCCGGATCCAGGCACTCGTCTGCCTCCAAGTGCTCAGTAGCCGGCGCAGCAGCGAGAGCCAGAGGCATAGCAGAAGCCGCGCGTGCCAGAGCTGCATTCTcacagcaggagctggagctaaAGATGCAGAAAGCTAGATTGGAAGCGAACCTGCAAGCGCTTGAACTTGAAAAGGCAGCGGCTGCTGCCAATGCAGAGGCTGAAGTGTTAGAGGCGGCAGCTCAAATGGAGTATGATGACATGCTCAGTCCCAAGAGTGCCATCACACCACTGGAGGTACAGCAGCGGACGGAGGCGTACGTGGCACAGCATACACAGGCCAGCCCCGCATACACAGGCCAGCCCCTCAACCCCAATGCTCCCCCTCCAGACatatctcctcctctcagtctcaaagAGTCACCACCATCGAGACACACCCCTGTGTTAAGCCCCACATCTGCCCATGATGCCCGATCTGTTCACTCAGCCACACAGCACAGTGAGTACTTGCCTGCGTCAGAGCACCAGCCCCATTTACCTCGATGCCCCACCTCATACTCTTACTCTCCATCCAGAGTCTGTCAGCAGCAAGGCTGCTCCCCAGGCAAACATGTGAGCTTCCAAGACCATTCATCTAGGAATAACATACAGAGCCCTCCTTATGTCAATCAGGCCCCTGACATGATGGACTTTGCTAAGTATCTGGCCCGCAGGGAGTTAGTTACTACAGGGCTAAATAAATTTGACGATCAGCCTGAAAGTTTTAGAGCATGGCAGTCCTCCTTTTTTAATGCTACTCAGGGCCTAGAGTTAACAGCTAGTGAAGAGCTAGACCTGCTCATTAAATGGCTAGGAAAGGAGTCCTCAGACCATGTCAAAAGAATCCGGGCAGTGTATGTCTCTAATCCCCAAGCTGCATTGCAGTTGTCTTGGACAAGACTTCAAGAGTGCTATGCCACCCCTGAAGTGATAGAGAGTGCACTATTCAAGCGGCTGGACTGTTTCCCTCGCCTCAGTTCAAGAGAAAACTCAAAGCTGAGAGAGCTTAGTGACCTGCTCCTGGAGCTGCTCTCAGCCCAAACAGATGGGTACTTACCTGGCCTCAGTTACCTCGACACACCGCGGGGAATCAACCCCATCGTCGAAAAGCTGCCACAGAACCTACAAGATAAATGGCTGTCTACTGGTTCAAGATATAAAGAACATCACAGAGTCTGCTACCCCCCATTCTCCTTCTTCGTTGAGTTCGTCCGCTGCGAGGCAAAGGCCAGGAATGACCCCAGCTTTATCCTGCCCAACAACAGCTACAGTCATCACCGCAACGAAAGGGCtgcagggagacaggagagtgtGAGGACCGCCATATCTGTCCACAAAACCGACGTGGCAGCAACAGCTAATGCACACCTGActtacagagcagagagagaagtgagggatCCATCTAAGAACTGTCCACTTCATGACAAGCCGCACCCTCTGGAAAGATGCAGAGGTTTTAGAATGAAGCCGCTTACAGAACGCAAAAGGTTACTAAAAGAATATAGAAGATGTTTTAGGTGCTGCTCTGCTGTTCACATGGCCAAGGAATGTCCTGTGAAGCTGAAATGCAATGAGTGTGAAAGTGAGGAACACTGCACAACCATGCATCCAGACACCACCCTGTCACCAGCAGCGTTTCCTGTTGCGGagccacacacagaacagcaacGCAGCTTTCCTTCAGAGGTGACTTCCAGGTGTACAGAGGTCTGCGGAGATGGTCTCCCGGCTCGATCCTGTGCAAAGATATGCCTGGTGCAGGTCTTCCCACGAGGCGAAAGAGAACGTGCTGTGAAGATGTACGCCATCATTGATGACCAGAGCAACCGCTCACTGGCCAGGTCTGAGTTTTTCCAGCTCTTCGGCATCCACGGTAGCCCTGCTCCTTACCTGCTGAGGACCTGCGCTGGCACCACTGAAATGGCTGGGAGGAAAGCAGTCGGTTTCCAGATAGAAGCAGTCGACGGCCCAGTGAGTCTGGATTTGCCCCCACTCATTGAGTGCAATGAGATCATGAGCAACAGGTCAGAAATCCCCACAGCAGAGGTggctctttctcacactcacctGAGGCCTGTGGCTCCTCATATCCCAGAGCTTGACCCTGAAGCACAGATTCTCATTTTATTAGGGAGAGACCTAATCCGTGTTCATAAAGTGAGACAACAGATTAATGGCCCTAACAATGCACCTTTTGCCCAGCGCTTGGACTTGGGGTGGGTCATAGTTGGGGAAGTTTGCATTGACAGTGCCCGCAAGCCCACTGTTGCTGTCTTCAAGACAAATGTCCTTCATAACGGACGTCCATCGTACCTGACACCGTGTCAAAATCACATACACGTCAAAGACAAGGCAAGCTACGGCGGGGAGCAAAGACATGACCTCTCCAGCCACTCTCTCGTCAACGTGCGCCCTGAGGACAAGCTTGGACTTGACGTGTTCATGAGAACA GATAACAACCTGACGAAGGAGGTGGCGGAGTACCGCATGCGAGTGCATGTGTTCGGCAATAGCCCGTCGCCCGCGGTGGCTATATATGGACTTCGGAAAGCGGCCCAGGAGGGCGAACAGAAGTATGGATCCGACTCACGCCACTTCGTGGAGAGACACTTTTATGTGGATGACGGGCTCGTCTCACTGCCGTCTGAGTCTGAGGCCATCGATCTACTCAGGCGCACTCAAGCATCGCTGGCAGAGTCAAACCTCAAACTGCATAAGATAGCCTCAAACAGTGTCACAGTAATGCAAGCCTTCCCACCTGAAGACCGGGCTGCAGGCCTGAAAGACTTGGGCCTGGACGACGGAGCTTTGCCAATGCAAAGAAGCCTGGGGTTGTGCTGGGACATTGACTCTGACACCTTTACATTCAAGGTCGCCGTCAGCGGCAAACCGTTTACCCGCCGTGGAGTCCTATCCACAGTCAACAGTCTTTTTGACCCGCTGGGTTTCGCCGCACCTGTGACCATCAAGGGACGTGCACTGCTGCGAGAACTCTCCACAGAGGTCCACGATTGGGACGCTAAACTTCCTGCAGACAAGCTGAACAA ATGCTTCTTGCTGGGCCATCGGCGCGGTGGCTTACCTGAGAGTCATCACAACAGATGGGCAGTGTAG
- the LOC116219981 gene encoding uncharacterized protein LOC116219981, which translates to MAELILEELDHKPDAVKFFCDSKVVLGYIHNESKRFFVYVHNRVHRIRQTTSPQQWHYVPTDQNPADLATRSVPASQLTNTTWFTGPEFLFKPHQPETHDPFQLVDPETDTDLRPQLTALATHLSEGKLTSERFQRFSTWESLMRAVSFLIHQATSFRSDCPNVCKRWHLCKKPRTPEELDAAKRVILMSVQRDAYPEEYAALQEKRTISKSSTILNLDPVMCDGLLRIGGRLKHASVGPEVRNPIILPKCHVTKLMVSHHHAKVQHQGRHFTEGAVRAAGLWVVAGKRLIGSVIHHCVTCRKLRGKLEVQKMADLPPERLSSSPPFTYVGLDVFGPWNVVTRRTRGGAAHSKRWAILFTCMCSRAVHIELIESMDSPSCINALRRFFALRGPAKQLRSDRGTNFIGASAELGMRPDDPNQVSTLKHLHENGCAWEFNPPHASHMGGVWERMIGIARRILDSMLLERKQNDLTHEVLCTLMAEVCAIMNARPLVPVSSDPSSPVLLTPAMLLTQRPGVSAPAGTFTEKDLFKCQWRQVQALANEFWTRWRNEYLHTLQPRRKWRTATRDLQPGDVVLLKESQSPRNEWPMGLVTAAFPSSDGKVRKVEIKTASQDKVKTFFRPITEVVLLLPKKGQRSSEDC; encoded by the coding sequence ATGGCTGAATTGATCCTGGAGGAGCTCGACCACAAGCCAGATGCAGTGAAGTTTTTCTGTGACAGCAAGGTGGTTTTGGGATATATACACAACGAGTCTAAGCGGTTCTTTGTGTACGTGCACAACCGCGTTCACCGCATCCGACAAACCACATCCCCTCAGCAGTGGCACTATGTACCTACGGATCAAAATCCAGCTGATCTGGCCACTAGGTCAGTGCCTGCATCACAACTCACCAACACCACATGGTTTACAGGACCAGAGTTCCTATTCAAGCCACACCAGCCTGAAACTCATGACCCCTTTCAGTTAGTAGAtcctgaaacagacacagacttgaGGCCTCAGCTGACAGCGCTCGCCACACACCTAAGTGAAGGTAAACTCACCTCAGAACGGTTCCAGCGCTTCTCTACTTGGGAGTCTTTGATGAGAGCTGTCTCTTTCTTAATCCACCAAGCCACGTCATTCAGGTCAGACTGTCCGAATGTTTGTAAAAGATGGCACCTGTGTAAAAAGCCACGCACTCCAGAGGAGCTCGATGCGGCAAAACGAGTCATACTCATGTCTGTCCAGAGGGATGCTTATCCAGAAGAGTATGCAGCACTacaagaaaaaagaacaatttCCAAGTCTAGCACAATCCTGAACCTCGATCCTGTCATGTGCGATGGCCTGTTGAGAATTGGCGGCCGTCTGAAACATGCATCTGTTGGGCCTGAGGTGAGAAACCCCATCATTCTCCCAAAATGTCATGTGACAAAGTTAATGGTGAGCCACCACCACGCAAAAGTGCAGCACCAAGGGCGACACTTCACAGAGGGTGCTGTGAGGGCTGCCGGCCTGTGGGTCGTTGCAGGCAAGAGACTGATAGGCTCAGTCATCCACCACTGCGTCACCTGCCGCAAGTTAAGAGGGAAGCTTGAGGTCCAGAAGATGGCTGACCTCCCCCCGGAACGTCTGAGCTCATCTCCGCCATTCACATACGTAGGGCTGGATGTGTTTGGCCCCTGGAACGTGGTCACACGACGCACCAGAGGCGGCGCAGCTCATAGTAAGCGGTGGGCTATACTCTTCACATGCATGTGCTCCAGGGCTGTGCATATAGAGCTCATTGAAAGCATGGACTCACCCAGCTGCATCAATGCCTTGAGAAGGTTTTTCGCCCTGAGAGGGCCAGCAAAGCAGCTGAGATCAGATCGAGGTACGAACTTCATCGGGGCCAGTGCTGAACTGGGCATGAGACCGGACGACCCAAACCAGGTCAGCACTCTGAAACACCTTCACGAGAACGGCTGTGCGTGGGAGTTTAACCCGCCACATGCATCTCacatggggggtgtgtgggagCGCATGATCGGCATAGCCCGCAGGATACTCGACTCCATGCTCCTGGAAAGAAAGCAAAATGACCTGACTCACGAAGTGCTGTGTACCTTGATGGCAGAGGTGTGTGCCATAATGAACGCAAGGCCATTAGTTCCAGTCTCCTCTGACCCTTCGTCACCAGTGCTGCTGACTCCTGCTATGCTGTTGACTCAAAGGCCAGGGGTGTCTGCTCCAGCCGGCACTTTCACTGAAAAGGACTTGTTCAAGTGTCAGTGGAGACAGGTGCAGGCCCTGGCAAATGAGTTCTGGACGCGATGGAGAAATGAATACCTCCACACTCTTCAGCCAAGGCGCAAATGGCGCACAGCAACACGAGATCTGCAGCCCGGGGACGTTGTGTTGCTGAAAGAGAGTCAGTCCCCTCGCAATGAGTGGCCTATGGGTCTGGTCACTGCCGCCTTTCCAAGCAGTGACGGAAAGGTCAGAAAGGTTGAAATAAAGACTGCATCACAAGACAAAGTAAAGACATTCTTCAGGCCCATTACTGAGGTTGTCCTGCTTCTGCCtaagaaaggtcaaaggtcaagcgAGGACTGTTGA
- the LOC122132807 gene encoding protein transport protein Sec16B-like isoform X1 — translation MKTFYQVQAGVLPSAATSYGDETFGDWRPHLAMVLMNSINPDFQKEVIINIGDTLASKGHIQAAHVCYMTIEMEPGKYKQNTRLVLVGGDLSLPFREFACNTAIEQTELYEYCLSLRRDGLCVPNFQMFKVLYAGRRFQAGNSAEALKYAEAIGRALLASPSEDRRLLSNLLKLCAALPPKLQGEWTEPPWITSLKRLEKVLGLKDMTVPPEGSELFQRQPVVSLENESDTAHGSGMEVSKPSPAEDNLPALLQGQPDVQSVELEEEVGSQSDPTNRSSPMELDTQNSHLKEDEEGIKEKPAHFSVITIISERSSCPEQDNSSVCLGSPKIIRPRRKRFWTSWFGCFRRAEE, via the exons ATGAAAACTTTCTATCAGGTCCAAGCAGGTGTACTTCCGTCAGCTGCCACT AGCTATGGGGATGAGACCTTTGGAGATTGGCGCCCCCACTTGGCCATGGTTTTGATGAATTCCATTAATCCTGACTTTCAAAAAGAAGTAATTATAAACATTGGAGACACTCTAG CATCTAAAGGGCACATTCAGGCTGCACATGTTTGTTACATGACTATAGAAATGGAACCGGGGAAATACAAGCAAAACACCAGGCTAGTTCTTGTTGGAGGAGACCTCAG CTTACCATTCAGGGAGTTTGCTTGCAACACTGCAATTGAGCAAACGGAACTCTACGAGTATTGTTTGTCTCTCCGCCGCGATGGTCTTTGTGTACCTAACTTCCAG ATGTTTAAGGTTTTGTACGCTGGGAGACGGTTCCAAGCTGGAAATTCTGCAGAGGCCCTTAAATATGCTGAGGCCATTGGAAGAGCTTTGTTGGCGTCTCCGTCAGAAGATAGACGGTTACTGTCAAATCTCCTGAAA CTATGTGCCGCCCTACCCCCAAAGCTGCAAGGAGAATGGACTGAGCCTCCTTGGATAACAAGCCTCAAGAGGCTGGAAAAGGTTTTGGGGCTCAAAGACATGACTGTACCTCCAGAAGGTTCAGAGCTGTTTCAGCGTCAGCCTGTCGTGTCACTGGAGAATGAGTCAGACACAGCTCATGGAAGTGGGATGGAGGTGTCCAAACCATCTCCTGCTGAGGACAATCTTCCTGCTCTACTTCAGGGCCAACCTGACGTCCAGAGTGTGGAACTTGAGGAGGAGGTCGGTAGTCAATCAGACCCAACCAATCGCTCCTCCCCAATGGAGCTGGACACTCAGAATAGCCATCTGAAGGAAGACGAGGAGGGAATTAAAGAGAAACCAGCCCACTTCTctgtcatcaccatcatctctGAGAGGTCTTCTTGCCCAGAACAAGACAACAGCTCAGTCTGCTTGGGTAGTCCCAAGATCATCAGGCCGCGAAGAAAG CGATTTTGGACTTCCTGGTTTGGCTGTTTCAGGAGGGCAGAGGAGTAA
- the LOC122132807 gene encoding uncharacterized protein LOC122132807 isoform X2: MANREEMHVTESNLTMAPDVMYYNMSLTTGDMELVRLQVDCEVEGANALFEATSEVKIAGPRDLLDESQSEAQHQVDDDRLCEKTEVKEPSYTTRLQELSTPSNDVWWSWYQNKYGPTYDDFRSLYILSDESDDLTHDADDEEDKINWNPMPLEDLKNDYDDMYFPGPCERRD, translated from the exons ATGGCTAACAGAGAAGAGATGCACGTCACTGAGAGTAACCTCACCATGGCACCTGATGTGATGTACTACAATATGTCCCTGACTACGGGAGACATGGAGCTCGTCAGGCTTCAGGTTGATTGTGAGGTGGAGGGTGCAAACGCCCTGTTTGAGGCTACTTCTGAGGTTAAAATTGCGGGCCCACGAGACCTCCTTGATGAGTCCCAGAGTGAGGCCCAG CATCAAGTGGATGATGATCGTCTGTGTGAGAAGACTGAGGTGAAGGAACCTTCTTACACCACGAGACTGCAGGAACTCTCCACACC GTCCAATGATGTCTGGTGGTCTTGGTACCAGAATAAATATGGACCCACCTATGATGATTTCAGAAGCCTTTACATCTTGTCAGATGAG AGTGATGATTTGACCCATGATGCGGATGATGAAGAGGACAAGATTAATTGGAACCCA ATGCCGCTTGAAGACTTGAAGAATGACTATGATGACATGTATTTTCCTGGCCCTTGTGAA AGGCGAGACTGA